The Chitinophaga sp. H8 region ACAGCCTTCAGATATCCTGGAAGCGCGTAAACTGGTACGGGAAGTGTACATGGATGAAAAGATTGAACGTTACATTATAGATATCGTTTTTGCCACCCGTAATCCGGAGGAATACAAGTTGCAGAAACTGAAGCCGCTGATCTCTTACGGAGGCTCTCCAAGAGCAAGTATTAACCTGGCACTGGCTTCCAAAGCCTATGCCTTTATGAAGCGCCGGGGATATGTAATTCCGGAAGATGTGCGCAGTATATGCTTTGACGTGATGCGCCACCGTGTGGGCTTAACTTATGAAGCAGAAGCGGAAAATGTAACCAGTGAAAATATCCTGAGCGAAATCCTGAATGCAGTAGAAGTACCGTAGTAGTTAGGATGGCTGTTGTACGGCCGGTATTCCGGCCGGGTAGTTTTACAGTTTTCAGACACCGGATAGTTTTGTAATTGATAATTGATAATTGATAACTCGTAATTTATTCCTGTGGATACGGCTGAAATATTAAAGAAGGTAAGGCAGATCGAGATCAAGACCAAAGGGCTTACCAATCATATTTTTGCAGGCGAATACCATAGCGCTTTCAAAGGCCGGGGTATGTCGTTCAGTGAGGTAAGGGATTACCAGTTTGGAGATGATGTAAGGTCTATAGACTGGAATGTAACTGCACGGTTCAATCATCCTTTCATCAAAGTATTTGAAGAAGAGCGGGAGCTAACGGTTATGCTGCTGGTAGACGTGAGTGAAAGTGCTGATTTTGGTACCGTTAAGCAGGATAAGCGGGCATTGATAGCAGAGATTTGTGCTGTGCTGGCCTTTTCGGCTATTAAGAATAATGATAAGGTGGGAGTGATATTTTTCAGTGATGGCATGGAAAAGTATATTCCGCCTAAAAAGGGGAAATCACATATTCTTTTCATCATCAGGGAGTTACTATCGTTTAAACCTAAACGAAAGGGAACGAACCTGTCAGAAACCTTGCGTTTCTTTAACAATGCCACCAAGAAGCGGAGTATTGTTTTTTTATTGAGTGATTTTTTGTCTGGCAATTACCAGGATGCCTTGAACATTGCCTCCAAGCGGCATGATATGGTAGGCGTGCATGTGTATGATCAGCGGGATAAGGAATTGCCACCGGTAGGGCTGATTCAGATGTCGGACGCAGAAACCGGAGCATTACAATGGGTAGATACAGCCGACCGCCGTGTACGTGAATATTATACACAACAGTTTCTGCAACATTCACAGTATTGCCGTAATGCTTTCCTCAAAAGCGGTGCAGAACTGGTTACGGTGCGTACAGATGAGGACTATGTAAAAGCATTGCAGGTGTTTTTCCTGAACAGAGCATAAGTATTAAAGGGGAGCTAATTTATCATGCGTAATCAAGTCAAAGTAATAAATCGTATTTTCTTATTTATGTTGCTGGGATATCTATTATGTCCTGGCAAGACCTTTGCGCAGCATTATTTGGATATTCAGGCACGTGCTGATACCGATAAAATCCGGATTGGAGAGCATGTAAAGCTGGAACTTTCTGCCCGTGTACAGTTGGAGGGTTTAAAAGGAGCCAGTTTTAAAGTGTTTTTCCCCAGTCTGCCAGATTCTTTCAGTCATTTTGAAGTCGTAAACCGTTCAGAACTGGATACAGCGACTGCCCCCGGAGAGAAATTTTTTAAGCAAACTGTTACAGTAACCAGCTTTGATTCCGGCCGTTGGGAAATACCCGCACTCAAATTTGAAGTATTCTCTGTTACAGATGGCTCGTATGATTCTGTATTTACGCAACCGGTTTTCATCGATGTAAATACTGTAGCCGTAGATACTACCAAGGCGTTTAAACCGATCAAAGCAGTAAAGGGAGTAGCCTGGAATCTGCTGGATTATTGGCTGTACCTGGTGATTGGCGCAGTAGCTGTATTACTGATTATTGGATTGATCTGGTACTTCCGGAAGAAACCGGTAAAAGCACCAGTGGTAACCGGACCGGTGGAATCGCCTTACGATATGGCGATGCGGCAATTGCAGGAGCTGAAGGGAGAAAAACTCTGGGAACAGGGAGATATCAAACAATATTATACCCGCCTCACTGATATTTTACGTAATTATTTCGAGCATCAGTTTGGGATAGCAGCCCTGGAGCAAACCAGTGCGGAACTGTTACAGAATATTAAGCCGGTGACTATTCTGAACCAACAACGGGACAAGCTGCAAACGATATTGATCATTGCTGATCTGGCGAAGTTTGCTAAAATGCAGCCCACGCCACAGGAGCATGAAGATTGTCTTACCAAGGCAACAGAAATTGTGACCTGGACCAAACCGGCAGTAGTGAGAGAAGCACAGCCAGGTGAGGCGCCTAAGCAGCAACCTTAGTATGCAGGTGGTTTGCAGCAGCAGGCATTTGTTCACTGGTAATTATCCCAATGCAGTAAGTGAGGAGTAAAGCGTTGGCCATTTGTAAATGAAAATTCGTAATTGATCTGATGAATTTTGAGATCTGGAAAAATATAGAATTTGCTTATCCCGGTTTTTTCTGGCTGTTATTGCTGGTACCGGTGATGATATACTGGTATTTTTCGCGTCAGCGCAAGCAGCGTGGGTTTATGCAGGTATCTTCCCTGGCAGGATTAAAAGGATTGCCGGTATCCTGGAAGGTGCGGTTCCGTCCCTTATTGCTGGCATTGCGGATGCTGGCATTTATTGCATTGGTAGTAGCATTGGCAAGACCTCAAACGTCTAATACTTCTGAAAATATAGATAGTGAAGGGATTGATATCGTATTGAGCATAGATATCTCAGGAAGTATGCTGGCAGAAGACCTGCGACCCAACAGGATGGAAGCTGCCAAAAAGGTAGCGATGGACTTTGTGGACAAGCGTATCAGTGACCGTATGGGGTTGGTGATCTTTTCCGGTGAAAGTTTTACCCAATGCCCCATTACAACAGATCATGCGGTACTCAAGAACCAGATCATGCAGATAAAAAGCGGCATGCTGCAGGATGGAACGGCTATTGGTATGGGACTGGCTACTTCAGTAGACCGTTTACGTAACAGCCAGGCAAAAAGCAAAGTGATTATCCTGCTTACTGACGGGGTGAATAACACTGGGTTGGTAGATCCCCTCACAGCCCTTGAAATAGCAAAAGCCTTCAAAATAAGAGTATATACAATTGGCGTAGGTACCTATGGGAAAGCCCCTTTTCCGATGACTATGCCTGATGGTAGCGTACAGATGCAGATGCAGGATGTACAGATAGATGAGCCCCTGATGAAGAAGATCTCGCATGAAACCGGCGGCAAGTATTTCCGTGCTACCAATACCAATGACCTGCAGAACATTTACCAGGAGATTGATAAGCTGGAAAAAACCAAGGTAGAGATTACCTCTTACAAGCGTTTTACGGAGCATTTTTTCCTGCTGGCGATGATAGCCCTCACCTGCCTGTTGCTGGAAATGGTATTGCGCTATACTTTGTTCAGAAGTTTACCTTAATACAGATTACAAACCT contains the following coding sequences:
- a CDS encoding DUF58 domain-containing protein; translation: MDTAEILKKVRQIEIKTKGLTNHIFAGEYHSAFKGRGMSFSEVRDYQFGDDVRSIDWNVTARFNHPFIKVFEEERELTVMLLVDVSESADFGTVKQDKRALIAEICAVLAFSAIKNNDKVGVIFFSDGMEKYIPPKKGKSHILFIIRELLSFKPKRKGTNLSETLRFFNNATKKRSIVFLLSDFLSGNYQDALNIASKRHDMVGVHVYDQRDKELPPVGLIQMSDAETGALQWVDTADRRVREYYTQQFLQHSQYCRNAFLKSGAELVTVRTDEDYVKALQVFFLNRA
- a CDS encoding vWA domain-containing protein; amino-acid sequence: MNFEIWKNIEFAYPGFFWLLLLVPVMIYWYFSRQRKQRGFMQVSSLAGLKGLPVSWKVRFRPLLLALRMLAFIALVVALARPQTSNTSENIDSEGIDIVLSIDISGSMLAEDLRPNRMEAAKKVAMDFVDKRISDRMGLVIFSGESFTQCPITTDHAVLKNQIMQIKSGMLQDGTAIGMGLATSVDRLRNSQAKSKVIILLTDGVNNTGLVDPLTALEIAKAFKIRVYTIGVGTYGKAPFPMTMPDGSVQMQMQDVQIDEPLMKKISHETGGKYFRATNTNDLQNIYQEIDKLEKTKVEITSYKRFTEHFFLLAMIALTCLLLEMVLRYTLFRSLP